From a single Hymenobacter sp. YIM 151500-1 genomic region:
- a CDS encoding sterol desaturase family protein: MPISPFPLSVSTVSELNWSPPPLLTVIFGAFAFCFLLERLVPGWKLPHVPTWPLRVLTINLAQLLVVVVAGLTWEKWFSAYSLLHVSRYLEPVAGGLLAYVVATFVFYWWHRWRHTQDFLWLHFHQIHHSPQRLEVITSFYKHPLEMTVNSLIGGLLVYTLLGLDPAGGAVYTLCTALGEFFYHTNVRTPRWVGYIFQRPEMHRVHHQYQQHSHNYGDLVVWDWLFGTYRNPATFQATCGFDPEKEEQLGSMLRFRDVHKS; encoded by the coding sequence ATGCCTATCTCCCCGTTTCCATTATCCGTGTCAACCGTGAGTGAGCTGAATTGGAGCCCGCCACCCCTGCTCACGGTTATTTTTGGCGCCTTTGCATTCTGCTTCTTGCTGGAGCGCCTGGTGCCGGGCTGGAAGCTGCCCCACGTACCCACGTGGCCCCTGCGGGTACTCACCATCAACCTAGCCCAGCTGCTAGTGGTTGTGGTGGCGGGCCTCACCTGGGAAAAGTGGTTTTCGGCGTACTCGCTCCTGCACGTGTCGCGCTACCTCGAGCCGGTAGCGGGCGGACTGCTGGCCTATGTGGTGGCCACGTTTGTGTTCTATTGGTGGCACCGCTGGCGCCACACCCAGGATTTTCTGTGGCTGCATTTCCACCAAATTCACCACAGCCCGCAGCGCCTCGAGGTCATTACCTCCTTCTACAAGCATCCGCTGGAAATGACCGTCAACTCGCTGATTGGCGGCTTGCTGGTGTACACGCTGCTCGGACTGGATCCGGCGGGTGGCGCCGTCTACACGCTGTGCACGGCCTTGGGCGAGTTCTTCTACCACACCAACGTGCGCACGCCGCGCTGGGTCGGCTACATTTTCCAGCGGCCTGAGATGCACCGCGTCCATCATCAGTACCAGCAGCACAGCCACAATTACGGCGACCTGGTCGTCTGGGACTGGCTGTTCGGTACCTACCGCAACCCCGCCACTTTCCAGGCTACCTGCGGCTTCGACCCGGAGAAAGAAGAACAGCTTGGCTCCATGCTACGCTTTCGGGACGTGCATAAAAGCTAA
- a CDS encoding TonB-dependent receptor translates to MRPFLPLLSQAPLLRLALRASVLAGPALLAAPFRPVAVAQQAARVLVTGTVLDAAGQPLGQVAVGVEGLPGGTSTDDRGRFAVSVVRPLGGRPPVLVVRRLGFATQRLPLDLDQQRELSITLLEDSRALDNVTIRGRSDAADTREQVSIIPLDPRAAKELPSPFGDFTAILKTLPGVASTNELTSTYSVRGGNYEENLVYVNGFEVYRPFLVTAAAQEGLSFVNPDLVNRVEFSSGGWQPKYGDRLSSVLDVEYKQPTRFAASATGSLVGGTAHVEAASPNQRVRYLAGVRYKNATYVLRTLRQQQGGFNPTFYDAQSLITVALGPKSNLERTTLSLLNTVAHNDFRFNPESGEATFSTAVNQLSRLNIGYQGRERMQYDTYQGGLSLRHELRPTLRAELLAGLLYSREFEYRDVEAAYRLADINRDPNSPDFNLPIRQRDVGARFDHSRNNLTALLATLETRGTWTPGLRHAVRWGLKAGREQIKDVLNEYSFVDSADFVPDARRTRLRSSLDLESTRLQGYVQHTWQLDTLRTLTYGARVHHWTVNGQTTFSPRLQYAFRPARRPQVAWKAAAGVYVQPPFYRELRAQAGAPQNQQGVLNPELRAQRSYHLIVGQERRFRLRNRPFQLTAEAYYKYLTDVVPYDVDNVRLRYFARNNAKAYAAGLDTRVSGEFVPGVESWFSLGVLTTRENLTADSLSVFDADGQLIGRESKGFIRRPSDQRVTFGAFFQDQLPGNPSVKGYVNFVFGTGLPFSPPTLPELRGTSRLTRAYRRVDLGFSKVVSLHTGNEQTRRPGQLESLWLGLEILNVLGANNLAGYSYIQDLNARTYAVPNFLSRRLVNLRVIARF, encoded by the coding sequence ATGCGGCCCTTTCTGCCCTTGTTAAGCCAAGCGCCGCTGCTCCGGCTGGCTCTGCGCGCCAGTGTGCTGGCCGGGCCGGCGCTGCTGGCTGCGCCCTTCCGGCCCGTGGCCGTGGCCCAGCAGGCCGCCCGCGTGCTGGTAACGGGCACGGTGCTGGACGCCGCCGGCCAGCCCTTGGGCCAGGTGGCGGTAGGAGTGGAGGGCCTGCCCGGCGGCACCAGCACCGACGACCGGGGCCGGTTTGCCGTGAGCGTGGTACGCCCGCTGGGCGGGCGCCCGCCCGTGCTGGTGGTGCGGCGCCTGGGCTTCGCCACCCAGCGCCTGCCCCTCGACCTGGACCAGCAGCGGGAACTCAGCATCACGCTGCTTGAAGACTCCCGGGCCCTCGACAACGTAACCATCCGCGGCCGCTCCGACGCCGCCGACACCCGCGAGCAAGTCAGCATCATTCCCCTGGACCCGCGCGCGGCCAAGGAGCTGCCCTCGCCCTTCGGCGACTTCACGGCCATTCTGAAAACCCTGCCCGGCGTGGCCAGCACCAACGAGCTGACCAGCACCTACTCGGTGCGGGGCGGCAACTACGAGGAAAACCTGGTCTACGTCAACGGCTTCGAGGTGTACCGGCCGTTTCTGGTGACGGCGGCGGCCCAGGAGGGGCTGAGCTTCGTGAATCCCGACCTGGTGAACCGGGTGGAGTTTTCGAGCGGGGGCTGGCAGCCCAAGTACGGCGACCGGCTGTCGTCGGTGCTCGATGTTGAGTACAAGCAGCCCACGCGGTTTGCGGCCTCGGCCACGGGCAGCCTGGTGGGCGGTACGGCCCACGTGGAGGCGGCCTCCCCCAACCAGCGGGTGCGCTACCTGGCCGGGGTGCGCTACAAAAACGCCACCTACGTGCTGCGCACCCTGCGCCAGCAGCAAGGCGGCTTCAACCCCACCTTCTACGACGCGCAAAGCCTGATTACGGTGGCCCTGGGCCCGAAAAGCAACCTGGAGCGCACTACATTAAGTTTGCTGAACACGGTGGCCCATAACGACTTCCGCTTCAACCCCGAAAGCGGCGAGGCCACCTTCAGCACGGCGGTCAACCAGCTCAGCCGTCTCAATATTGGCTATCAGGGGCGGGAGCGAATGCAGTACGACACCTACCAGGGCGGCCTGAGCCTACGCCACGAGCTGCGGCCCACCCTGCGCGCCGAGCTGCTGGCCGGCTTGCTCTATTCGCGTGAGTTTGAGTACCGCGACGTCGAAGCCGCCTACCGCCTGGCCGACATCAACCGGGACCCCAACTCGCCCGACTTCAACCTGCCCATCCGCCAGCGCGACGTGGGGGCGCGCTTCGACCACTCGCGCAACAACCTCACGGCCCTGCTGGCCACGCTGGAAACCCGCGGCACCTGGACGCCCGGCCTCCGCCACGCCGTGCGCTGGGGCCTTAAGGCCGGGCGGGAGCAGATCAAGGATGTACTGAACGAGTACAGCTTCGTGGATTCGGCCGACTTCGTGCCCGATGCCCGCCGCACCCGCCTGCGCTCCAGCCTGGACCTGGAAAGCACCCGCCTCCAGGGCTACGTGCAGCACACCTGGCAGCTCGACACGCTCCGCACGCTCACCTACGGGGCCCGCGTGCACCACTGGACCGTGAATGGGCAGACCACCTTCAGCCCCCGCCTGCAGTATGCATTCCGGCCGGCCCGCCGCCCGCAGGTAGCCTGGAAAGCTGCCGCCGGCGTGTACGTGCAGCCGCCGTTTTACCGGGAGCTGCGCGCCCAGGCCGGCGCCCCGCAAAACCAGCAGGGCGTGCTGAACCCGGAGCTGCGGGCCCAACGCTCCTACCACCTTATTGTGGGGCAGGAGCGGCGCTTCCGCCTGCGCAATCGGCCGTTCCAGCTAACGGCCGAGGCCTACTACAAGTACCTGACCGACGTGGTCCCTTACGACGTGGACAACGTGCGCCTGCGCTACTTTGCCCGCAACAACGCCAAGGCCTACGCCGCCGGCCTCGACACGCGGGTGAGCGGGGAGTTTGTGCCCGGCGTGGAATCGTGGTTCAGCCTGGGCGTGCTGACTACCCGCGAAAACCTGACCGCCGACTCGCTGAGTGTATTTGACGCCGATGGCCAGCTGATTGGGCGGGAGTCCAAGGGTTTCATTCGCCGGCCTTCCGACCAGCGCGTCACGTTCGGGGCGTTTTTCCAGGACCAGCTGCCGGGCAACCCCTCGGTGAAGGGCTACGTGAACTTCGTGTTCGGGACGGGGCTGCCCTTCAGCCCGCCCACGCTGCCGGAGCTGCGCGGCACCAGCCGCCTCACGCGCGCCTACCGCCGCGTCGACCTAGGCTTCTCCAAGGTGGTGAGCCTGCACACGGGTAATGAGCAAACCCGCCGCCCCGGCCAGCTGGAAAGCCTCTGGCTGGGCCTGGAAATCCTGAACGTGCTGGGCGCCAATAACCTGGCTGGCTACAGCTACATCCAGGACCTGAACGCCCGCACCTACGCCGTGCCTAACTTCCTTTCCCGCCGCCTCGTCAACCTGCGGGTTATTGCCAGGTTTTGA
- a CDS encoding Crp/Fnr family transcriptional regulator — translation MDEFLRVCSAIQPLSAPLEAALRQLVRREPIAPGEQLLAPGQTAQRLYFLEQGLVRGFYLKDGKEVTSWFMRDGDFVISILSFLSRQPSQEYLQALTAGVVWSLGYEQLQQLYRQFPEFNFVGRVLTEKYYVLSERRALHLRMLSATERYHLLLQEFPDIFQRVPLKMLASHLGITPETLSRLRARRS, via the coding sequence ATGGATGAGTTTCTGCGGGTTTGCTCCGCCATTCAGCCCTTGTCGGCGCCGCTGGAGGCAGCCCTGCGCCAGCTGGTTCGGCGGGAACCAATAGCGCCGGGAGAACAGCTCCTGGCGCCCGGCCAGACGGCGCAGCGGCTTTACTTTCTGGAGCAGGGCCTGGTGCGCGGCTTTTACTTGAAGGATGGCAAGGAAGTGACGTCGTGGTTTATGCGGGACGGCGACTTCGTGATTTCGATTCTGAGCTTTCTCTCCCGCCAGCCATCCCAGGAATATCTACAGGCCCTAACGGCGGGCGTGGTGTGGTCGTTGGGGTATGAGCAGCTGCAGCAGCTGTATCGGCAGTTTCCCGAGTTCAACTTTGTGGGCCGGGTGCTGACGGAAAAGTACTACGTGCTTAGTGAGCGGCGGGCCCTGCACCTGCGGATGCTGTCGGCCACGGAACGCTATCATCTGCTTTTGCAGGAGTTTCCGGACATTTTTCAGCGGGTGCCGCTCAAGATGCTGGCTTCCCACCTGGGCATTACGCCCGAAACCCTGAGCCGCTTGCGCGCCCGCCGTTCTTGA